The following is a genomic window from Nymphaea colorata isolate Beijing-Zhang1983 chromosome 3, ASM883128v2, whole genome shotgun sequence.
ctcctgTAGTTATAAATTAAGAGGCtgtagacaaaagaaaaaacatgccaattatcttttccttttctcattcCCTTGTTATCCCGTGACCATCGTGTTGTACCCCCGTcgacatttctttttattgcttacatttggtatcagagccttgtGCTTGATCCCAGAAGATGTCGAACCACGAGGGAAGCTTGTCGCCACGCCGTGAAGGACGAGGTCGTGAACGACGCTCGAACTCGCCGCTCGTTCCACGTCGGGGTCGCCATCGGGTGATCCAGAGGACGATTCGGGAGGTCGGAAGTACATCCTACCCGATGCTCGAGCGCGACAACTACACGGATTGGTCACTCGTGATGAAAGTGATGCTCCAAGCAAGGGGGCTATGGGATGCCATTGAGTACGGCGACGCCGATCTGCAGGAAGATCGGGCGGCGCTCGAGGCACTCATCAAGGCGGTCCCGAAGGAGATGATGCGCGCCATCGCCCTGAAGCAAACAGCCAAGGAAGCATGGGACTATATCAAGTCCGTGCGGATTGGCTCCGATCACGTACGTCGATCGAAGCTGCAGAGGCTCCGGTTCGAGTACGAGACGATTGCGTTCAAGGAAGGGGAGGATCCGGAGGATTTCGCACTCCGGCTGAGCGCTCTACTGGCTCAACTCGCAGAACATGGCGAACCCGTTGACGAGCAGAAAGCTGTTGAGAAGTACCTCCGGGCTGCTCCACCGAGGTTCGGCCATGTCGTCTACACCATCGAGACTATGCTCGATTTTGCCACTCTATCCATCGAAGATGTCACTGGACGTTTGAAGGGCGCCGACGAGCGCGGTCTTTCTCAAGCACCACCACCCACGGCTTCCACGGAAAGCAAACTATTGCTGACCGAGGAAGAATGGCTCTCACGTCACAAAGGAAAGCCGGGTGCAGGAAGATCGTCGAGCAAGAGTGGTGGCCGCGGACGACGCCGCTGGAAGGGAAATCGGTCTGCGAAGGACGACAACAATCGGAATAGTGGACGCGATGAGTCCAGACGTGAGCGTGATGCTAGTCGTGACAAATGTCACAACTGTGGCAAGATCGGCCATTGGGCGAAAGATTGCCGGCAGCCTCAACGCGAGAAGGCGTATCTCGCCCAGGAGGATGACGAGGAGCCAGCACTCCTCATGGCACAGGTGTGCTCCATCACCGACAACATTGAGCCGCCACCATCGAGTTTTGTCAAACTCGATGAGATGCACGCGCAGGTGAATCTTGGGTGTGAGGGAAAGCGCCGCGACGACATGTGGTACCTGGACACGGGTGCCAGCAACCATATGACCGGCAAAAGCTACCACTTTACTGAGATGGACTCGGGCATCACCGGCTCGGTGAAATTTGGTGATGGATCGATAGTTGACATTCACGGACGTGGCACGGTGGCGTTCGCATGCCAGAACGGAGAGAATCTAACGATCACCAACGTCTACTACATTCCCAAGCTCAAGAGTAGCATCATCAGCATCGGCCAACTCGATGAGCATGGGTGCGAGGTGCTGATCCGATCGGGAGTGATGAAGATCCGTGATCAGAAACATCGTCTGCTGGCAAAGGTAACGCGCACCAAAAACCGCTTGTATATGCTCAAGTTGAATATTGCAGGACCACTGTGTTTTTTGGCAAAACAAGATGAAGAGGCGTGGTTGTGGCATGCTCGCTACGGGCATCTGAACTTTGAGGCGTTAAAAAAGCTGGCGCAAGATGACATGGTGCGCGGGCTCCCGGTCATTAATCGTCCGGTGGAGATCTGCGACCATTGCCTCGCCGGCAAGCAGAGGCGTGCTCCGTTCCCGGCGTCAACACATCATCGAGCTGACGGCTTGCTCGATCTAGTGCACGGCGATTTGTGTGGACCCATCACACCAGCAACGAACGGTGGCAAACGCTACTTCCTCCTCCTAGTGGATGATGCCAGCCGCCACATGTGGCTATACCTTCTTGCAGGTAAAAATCAAGCATTGCCTGCCATCAAGCAGTTCCAAACTAGCGTGGAGGTTGAGACTGGGCGGCGTCTACGCACACTACGAACTGATCGAGGGGGAGAATTTACTTCGATCGAGTTCGAGCGGTACTGCGCAGATCGAGGGGTTGCACGGCAGCTCACGGCACCATATtcgcctcaacaaaatggtgtcgtCGAGCGGCGCAACCAAACCATCGTCGGCATGGCACGCAGCTTACTCAAGGCAAAAAAGATGCCACCCGAGTTCTGGGGAGAAGCTGTCACCACTGCAGTGTTCCTCTTGAACAGATCGCCCACGAAGAGCTTGAATGGCAAAACGCCATTTGAAGCTTGGCATGGGAGGAAGCCGTATGTCTCCTTCCTGCGCACATTTGGTTGCATCGCGCATGTGAAGGTCTCTCGACCAGATCTGAAGAAGCTTGATGATCGCAGCCAGAAGATGGTGTTGCTTGGCTACGAACCAGGGTCAAAGGCATATCGCTTGTTTGATCTGGTTGCTCGTCGGGTTCACATCTCTCGTGACGTGGTGTTTGACGAGAAGGCCAGTTGGGATTGGGCGGAACCCGAAGGCCAGTTAGCTGCATCAAGTACAGACTTCATCATCGAGCATGAGACAATCGTTGCCTCAGGAGATGCTACGACTGCGAGGGAGCAGCATGAGTCGCCACCACCAAACACATCGGACCACGCTCCAGGTGGGCAATATGCATCACCAACGACTGAGGCCCTCACCGAGCTCGACGACGATGATGGCGCACCACGACGTTTCAGACTCGTGAGCGACATCCTTGGGCTCCCACCCGATGAGGCGCAAATCACCGGCGCGTTGCATATGGTAAGTGCGGAAGAGCCTACCACGTTCGGCGCGGCTGAACGAGATCCAGTTTGGCGTCGAGCAATGTTGGAGGAGATGAAGTCCATCAAGGAAAACAACACCTGGGAGTTGGTCGAGCTCCCTGCAGGGCACCATGCGATTGGCTTGAAGTGGGTCTTCAAGGTCAAGCGAGATGAACATGGCGGCATCACCAAGCACAAGGCGCGACTTGTAGCGAAGGGATATGCGCAACGTGAAGGTGTTGATTTCGAGGAAGTCTTTGCTCCTGTCGCGCGCATGGAGTCAGTGCGGCTCTTGTTGGCATTGTCGGCACATGAAGGCTGGTCCGTACATCACATGGACGTGAAGTCCGCATTCCTGAATGGGGACCTAGTGGAGGAGGTTTATGTACAACAGCCACCAGGATTCGTCGTCAACAAGCAGGAGCACAAAGTGCTCAGGTTGCGTAAGGCACTGTACGGACTGCGTCAAGCCCCACGTGCTTGGAATGCCAAGCTGGATGCTAGCCTCCAGAATCTGGGTTTCAGTCGATGCAAGGATGAGCACGCATTATACACACGACAGGAGCATGGCGAGGTGCTAATCGTCggtgtctacgttgatgatttGATCATCACTGGAACCAACATAAGTGGCATCACAAAATTCAAGCGTGAGATGATGTCCCTATTTCACATGAGTGATCTGGGGTTACTCACATATTACCTTGGTATTGAGGTGAACCAAGGAAAAGGCGGGATCACACTCTGCCAAAGAGCTTATGCCGAGAAGCTTTTACACCAGAGCGGCATGGCGGACTGCAATCCATGCCTCACACCGATGGAAGAAAGGCTCAAATTGTCCAAGGCCTCAACAGCTCCATCAGTAGATGCCACTCGCTACCGTAGTGTGGTGGGGAGCCTGCGATATCTAACTCACACCCGACCGGACATTGTGTTTGCTGTTGGGTATGTGAGTCGATTCATGGAGGATCCGCGAGAGGATCATTTTGCCGCAGTGAAGCATATCCTCCGATACATTGCCGGGACACGAGGTTTTGGGGTCATCTACCCAAGAGAAGGAGGTGGACCGCTCTTGTTGGGATACAGTGACAGCGACATGGCTGGAGATCTTGATGGCCGGAAGAGCACCACCGGCGTCTTCTTTTTTCTCGGCATGAGTCCAATCTCATGGCAATCTCAGAAGCAGCGGGTTGTTGCTCTCTCTTCATGTGAGGCTGAGTACATCGCCGCCGCAACAGCAACGTGCCAAGGAGTATGGTTTCATCGGCTACTGCAGGAACTTATGGAACGGAAGATACAGGTACCGAAACTCAAGGtggataacaagtctgcaattgcGCTCAGCAAGAACCCTGTCCTTCATGACCGGAGCAAGCACATCGACACACGATATCACTTCATCCGTGATTGTGTCGAAGCGGGGCACATCATCCTCGAACATACGGAAACCAAGGAACAGCTTGCGGATGTGTTAACGAAACCACTCGGACGCATTCGATTTCTCGAACTCCGCAACAGAATTGGCGTTGTCGAGATAAAGTGAAGATAACAAATTAGGGGGAGTTTTTGTTAGTTAATTTGTTAACTAAATTAGCTATCTTCGAGCGCACGAAAACGGTATTCCGGGTTTCACGTGGATTACCAAAAATCATGCGtgatttgttttcagtttttgttgCGTGATTTGTGATTTGTTTACGTTTCAGTTTATTTGTTtccctgtttttgtttctcctgTAGTTATAAATTAAGAGGCtgtagacaaaagaaaaaacatgccaattatcttttccttttctcattcCCTTGTTATCCCGTGACCATCGTGTTGTACCCCCGTcgacatttctttttattgctTACAATTCTTGCGATAGTTCATCACATCTTCAAAACCTGAATCATTGAGAGAAAAAGCGGAAAATGAGAGAATTCCTGTACAGTTGTTTATTCAAGTGAATTCAAGACCAAATAAGGATTTGATGGTCGATGGTAAGCTTACTGTGAAAAAAGGGGGGAGGGTGTTGCGGGGAAGACGTTCTACTGTTTTCCCGTTACATTTAAGCTCCTCCTTGTTTTACTAACTATAATTAAAGCAGCCGTCACATGAAAAATGGTAAAACATTGGAATGGATTATATATTAGGCCTGGACTGCAAGTTAGAGACCAGAAATgaccaaattaaaaatgaaagatagcttttcgacaaaaaaaaaaaaaagaagcctcTCTGCCGAGAACAGTAAAGCAGCCCCATGAACGTATCATGCTACGTAGTTAACTGTGTTTCTGTAATTTTAAAACGAGTGTGTTCCTGAATTTTTTAGggtaaaataacaaaatgaggaaaaatatgACTAAAACGTTTCAATGCTAGTCACCATCGATCAAGACTCGGGTGCTTGTTCCTAAAGTCTCAAACATTGAGCGGCCACACGAAAAACGACCGAAACCTCGAGCAATTAAACATTTGAAATTGGGGGTAGAGCGTTTTTCGGCGCTGGAATATGGGCTTTACGATGATGAAGTCGTTCATTATTTTACTCATTTTACGTGTGACGATAAACACAATAACATAACaaacaatttattttaaattgcaGCGATATACAGTTAAGGAATTGTGACGGAAAAGACATTGTTGTAAGCATATTCTGCTAAGTCTAACGTTACTGAACTTTCAGTAGCAAAGTATGTAAGCAGGCATCATCTGGATAACTTCAAATACTTCTCCCTTTCTTACAGATGCTCGCATCAAGTGGAACTTGTCAGACCTTCGTATTCTAAGTAGAAGTTGTGAATTACATGGAAGTCTAACTTCTTGCGTTCAGATTGTTTGCATCGAAGCGCTTCTCGTTTTCACACGAAAAGAAAGAATACCACTGTCGATTCATTTAACTTGACGATGACACTTTAACACCACCAGTTTATACATGACAAGCGCAAGCCATTATTTAATGGTTGCCAACGAAGGCCATTAGTTGATTCTAACAAGAAGATTGCCATTTTTTAGCTGTACCGAATTCGATTCCAAGCTGACATCCAATGTATTTAGTTCTTTATCTGACGTTTCCCTTTTCGACTAAAGATATATGGCCGCAGATAAATCAGACTTGACTTCTTAATCAAAGAGAAGGCATCACAGCGATTAGTAGTAATCCATTAAGAAATGGGAGACTAAGCTCATCGACCATCAGCAATCTTAATCTACCGTGTCTCATACGTTTCCAAGTTGCGTGCGAGTAGAGGCTGCATCTCTTCTCTCCCATCACTTTCCCCAGTTGTGCTCGTCTCTTGGTGCCTGCAGCACTCAGTTTTTGTTTATGGCCGACGGGGAGCTTCCTTTTCAACCAATTGCTTGTCCCCTCAGCTTGCGACTTTTCGTCTTCTTTATCACAATCCATCTCAGTATCCTTTGTCTGTacaaattcttttgtaaaacaACATGGTTGGCTTCTTTTATATTTGATGGAAACAAACATCGTCTAGAGATATCAACAGATTGAATTGAATTCGAATAGCCTATACCCTTAACCATATCTAGATTTCTGGATATTCAtgtatttggattcaaatataaacaatGAAAACTCATATGagaatccaaatccgaaatctgatttttacattcatatctgaattttgaacctaaTCTGACAGATtatcaaaatgtaaaagcatgaatcaaaatctgataggatatttatgtatatttgaatctgacttGATTTCTTAaacggatattaaattttttgccatatccgaatttttttaaaactgttCGATAAGGTATCCAAAccaaattgaatatattgacatcctaaGTGACATATTTgagatgaggaaaaaaaaaaaacaagccatCAAAAGCCCCTTAATAATTGGGATAGAGAAGGTACATGTTCAACATGTTCTTCCccttttgagttgaaaatttcGTATTTCCACTTGTTCAGCATTACGGTCAGGAATTAATTCATACCTTGGTAGCCTAAATTAATTGGAGGTTTCAAAATTATCTATCCACCTAACTAGTAGCAGACCAGATCAAATGAGCTATCCTTATTCGCTTAAGCAATTGGTTATTATGAGCCCATCTAGCTAAGACTAAGTTGACTTTcctaaaaatataaaacttcaACAATAAATGAAATAGACTTGACCTCTACATCTATTGGACCAAATTAAACTGGTTCacatgaacaaaaataaatagtGTTTCGAAGCTTCAAGCAAGTCATCACATATTTCTAGTAAATTAGTGTCAATTTATTATGCACTGGCTAGTATTTCAAATCTAGAAGCAACACATATTTTAGTAATTAGTTAATGTAGACTACATTATGTGATGCAAACCTTTTATTTCCTAACTGCAAGCCAGGATCAGGCAGAACCAAGCACTcaatggcatatatatatatatatatataaccagcaCCCCCCTcccttcaaaattttagatgtaaatttaaaaagtttagttttaacgtatataaaaattttgaaaattctattttagtttttgttaaaattttgaaacaatatTCCAGCAACCTGTTTGGTCATGCATCAGGCGTCGGCAATGAACATCAAATTTTAATGCTTGGTGGGACCAAACACAAGAGGATCCTCGCCTACCATTAAGTTCACACTTGTTTTAAAATCGATTATCGTTTTCAGCGAATGAGAACATACCACATCGATTCATCACCgtcaaaattttctataaatCAACCTTCTTGACCATActtaattttcaagaaaattatgTCTTTCTGTCTTACGAAAACTACAGCTGACGTCAATTCCTTTTCACATAAGTTTAGTTTTATCAATTATTCGAGTAAACGGGCCATTATCAACATGAACATTTCACTAGTGTCTTTTATCAACTATTTGTATGTACATGTTGCAATAGCCTAAGTCTTGATCTATATATATCGAGCAATTGAACAATTAAAGCCCAACTTATGTAGTCAGATTTAATCAAAATGGCCTGGAACGCTGAGATTTGAGAACATTTCTACGTAGTCTTGTGGACAACGCTTGTATCAGATCCCAAATCTGATATATGAGGTTGATCTACCTGCCAGATCAGAGTTAGCCACTGTAATGGCGGAGTCAGTCTGGTCTGCATGTTAATGGTTTCCGCGTCATCAAAGGCATACATATTGGATGACAATGTTTAACACTTAGATTCATATCTTGTCCTTAAGCCACTTCTTTAttggaaacaaaacaagcacAAAGTTTTGCCTAAAGTTGGGTCAccgtcctcttcttcttcttctttttctggtttttgcTTCATTGTCATTGAAGATGTCGGCCATTTTCGATCATGTTAAAAATCAATCCATTAGTCAGATTAGCTAGCCTATGCCCCACTTCAGCTAGATCTATATTACgtgcaaaagaaattttttttttacgcAAAAGATTATCTTGTTTCAGGTGCTTGGGAGGTTTACAATTCACTGCCCACAAAAGTGGCCTGAAGGTGCCTCCGTTCCTTCCCCTTGTCCCCGGGTTCTTGGGCTGTTTCGGAAAATTAATACGTATAGCTTACTCGTCAACTAGATTGTCATGATACCACCTTTTACAGTGCAGAAGAGTCGTATCAACAGGTGACTGCTTGACCAGCTATGTTATACTCCTTGGAGCAAAAAGTTTATCTTATTCATATCCAATTGCGCCTAAGAAGTGTGTATAGTGGAGCATTAACTGTACTGGGTGCAGAAGCGTCGTATCAAGGGGATTCAAACCGATGACGTGTATTCTAGCTgcccgaccagctatgctaatGCTATACCTCTTGGGACAAAAAGTTTAATCTTATTTGTATCCAATTGCGCGTAAGAAATGTGTATAAAAGTGGAGTATTAACTGAACTGGGACCTTTTAGATCGCCAGTTATGGACTTTTCAGCAATGGAGGTGTTCACCCTGGCCCATTAGCAAAAGTGGAGTACGTAAGTGGATAAGAAGCGTGGTGTACCTAATCAACTTGCTACACCGTTCCTGCACCATGATCTCAGAAAAGTCAGAACCTCTCcacctttaaaaatttaaagggAAACAGGTTGGATCCAACCAGATCAGACGCggagttcaaatttgaaattgaaagagTGAGAACTCATTCAGACTGGTGCATGAACAGATGATCTGAGACAAACAGTTAGGagaccttttcttcttttcatctttttctgctTCATAACGGACCAAATCTGACTTCGAGTATATCTAGATTAATTTGAAGCTCCCATCCCTAAATTAACAGGTCGAGTTAGTATTCTGATCTGCTGCACATGTTTTCCTGAGATCAACCAAGGATTGAATCGAATCAACCAGGCTGCCGACCCAGTGATCGAGCTGAACAGGTtatgaatcataataaaatattaacgAGTGGTATTTTTTGTGTCAGCTCATGAATCTAATCACATTTGCCATGAATTAAATTCCTGATGCCCAAACGTTCTTCCacagagaaaaaaataacagaaaacaACGGAAACAAAGATATACCACTGTGCAATCCAACTGCAAAAACGATGGTTCTAGCTCTTAAATCCATCGCAATTTTTAAATCatagagaaaaggaaacaatcacatctttgaccAAGTCTATATAAGAGCTGAGGGGATCACATGGTCATCAAACGTCACGTGAAATGGTCccaaccagagagagagagagagagagagagagagagagagaacgtaaTCTACCACTTTGATATATACCCTGCAAGAAATTGCTAATGAGAAATCTAAAATGCCTTTGAGATGTGCCTTTACACCTCAAATAAACAAGTTCAAGATAAGGGCCTTGCACTGTTGTTCTGTGGTAGACGCTGTTCCACTGTGAACTATTAGTTCAGAATCCAGGGATTTTAGAAGCTTTGACATGAACGAGATAAACACGAACATTTTACATTTACAACAAGAATGAACAAGAGACCTAGTGTGGTCGCCAATATTCACACATGGAAAATTTTGTGATCAGAAGTTTAGATCACTGAACTACGTTGTCCAACAAGCCGTTTGTTGAAGGAGAGCTCTGCTCGCTAAACCAGCGTTCGTGCACCGACTGGGGCGACATTCCGTTCACCTCTGTGGGGATcccaatcaccatgtgaggaacAACTGCGTTTATGCTGCTGCCATGTTTCTTCATTGTTGACAGTTGAGACCTCGCCGATGACATTGAGGAGCACGGCGACATGGCGTAATTGTTGCTGTCATTGCTGAATCTGATGCGGTCCAGCTCGACGGCCACCTCCAGCATCGACGGCCTCATGTCCCTGTGGAAAGCAAGGCACCTGAAGGCAAGCTCTGCAACCTTATGAATGGTCGAGAGCGTCCATGCGTCGCGGTTCGGCTCGAGGAAAGGATCGATTATGTCATCTAGGCATCCTTTCCCGATCTTATCAATCGCCAGTGCAGCTAAATTCACTTCACTGTGATTTCTAGAGAAATCCACCACCTTCATAGCAGTTATGATCTCAACAAGAACTACGCCGAAACTGTAAACGTCGCTCTTGTCTGAGAGATGGAAGTTCTGATGGTACTGAGGGTCCAGATACCCAGGGGTCCCTTGGGGAGCAGTGGAAATATGAGATGTTTCAGTGGACACCATTCTTGAGAGCCCAAAATCAGCAActtttgatttgaaattgtaaTCCAAGAGAATGTTGCTGGACTTGATGTCTCTGTGATAAATTGGCGGGTTCAGAGCAGAGTGAAGATGAGCAATGGCATGTGCTGTCTCTGCAGCGATTTCCAATCTGACAGACCAAGGAAGACCTTGGCCTCTCTCCCGCTGCAGATGCTGCGCAAGAGTTCCGTTGGGCATGAACTCGTAGACCAGAATCTGTTCATCTTGCTCGATGCAACAACCTAGCAGCCGGACCAGGTTGGCGTGGCTGACTGATGAAAGAAGCTTGATTTCATTCATGACCTGCTCAATTCCATCCGTGTCTCTGTGTCTGATCTTCTTAATCGCTACCCATTCACCGTTGTGAAATTTCCCGGCATAAACCGTGCCATAGGCCCCAGTACCCAGCCTCTGCTTCTCTGAAAAACCATTTGTAgctttttctatctctctgtAGGGATAAAATGGCACATTGAAGGAACCAACCGCTTTAGACAACAAGCCTTTGGCACTCATTCGGGACCTCAAAGATGATCTGCGTCGCCTGAGGAGGAAGAACAGCAAGCCAACCAAGACCACCGACGAAGCTCCAGCTACAATGCCTGGTGGAAAAGGAAACAGAGAA
Proteins encoded in this region:
- the LOC116250837 gene encoding wall-associated receptor kinase-like 14, producing MKFSSKSSLLKVKFSSLELLVSLLFSGFLLLPLISAEDCNRICGDRNVPYPFGFSEGCLIRLDCQKNEGESIAFSGQPVVNFTGESLILRFPVNCSRPFKEWNRFYGKFYALTGRNGLLLHNCSSQTTSFIEGPLVGERLNVSCGRENIRFFSDDSYGFMRKNLLSNLSCEYLVTSVAAEQAALSLDFQTMELGWWLNDSCSACSSNAHCSNITSPFDRNPAIRCSCNEGFVGDGFQVGDGCRKSSSSCNPSKYMAGRCGGRTRIGVLIGGIVAGASSVVLVGLLFFLLRRRRSSLRSRMSAKGLLSKAVGSFNVPFYPYREIEKATNGFSEKQRLGTGAYGTVYAGKFHNGEWVAIKKIRHRDTDGIEQVMNEIKLLSSVSHANLVRLLGCCIEQDEQILVYEFMPNGTLAQHLQRERGQGLPWSVRLEIAAETAHAIAHLHSALNPPIYHRDIKSSNILLDYNFKSKVADFGLSRMVSTETSHISTAPQGTPGYLDPQYHQNFHLSDKSDVYSFGVVLVEIITAMKVVDFSRNHSEVNLAALAIDKIGKGCLDDIIDPFLEPNRDAWTLSTIHKVAELAFRCLAFHRDMRPSMLEVAVELDRIRFSNDSNNYAMSPCSSMSSARSQLSTMKKHGSSINAVVPHMVIGIPTEVNGMSPQSVHERWFSEQSSPSTNGLLDNVVQ